The Pseudomonas graminis region CGTCACGATCACAGCGAACAGCCGCAGGGTCTGCATCGCCAGCACGAAACCGACGTCCGAGTGGGTGTCGATGGCAATGATCGCCATGGCATCAAGGCCGCCGGGGCTGGTGGCCAGATACACCGAGAGAAAGTCCTTGCCCATGATTTCCGCGATGCCCCAGGCCGACAGGGCGCAGAGCAGAATCAGCACCAGCGCGCCGACGATCATCGCCGGCAGCCGCCGCCAGACATAGCTGATGGTCACCCGATCAAAGCGCAAGCCGATGTAACTGCCGATCGCGCCGTAGGCAATCGCCAGTACCCAAGTGGGCAGGGTGATCTGCAGCACGCCGCTCAGCTGCAACGCGCCGCCAAGCAACAAGGGCACCAGCAACGCCCCGGCTGGCAAGCGACTGCCGAGCGTCACGCCGACCCCGATCACCAGCAGGCTCAATCCCAGATTGAGCAGGTTCATCCCGTGCAGCAGTGCGTCCGTGCTGTGAGCCTCCGAACCGCCAGCATCGGCGCCGAGCAGCCGACTGACCAGCGCGCCGACCATTACCACGCAGACCACCCGCACGTATTGCATGGTGGCGACCACCCGCGAATCGGCGCCGTAATCCTCGGACATCGCAACCATCGCCGACGCTGCGCCCGGCGAAGTGCCCCACGCCGCGGTGCTGCTCTGAATGCCGCCCCACCGCGCCATGGCAATCCCGACCACCGCGCTCAGCGCGACGGTGAGCAAGGTGGCGAAGACCATCACATGCCACGACTGCATCGCCGCCAGCAGTACGCCGACCGTCATGGAATGGGCGACCAGCACCCCGACCGTGCCCTGACCGAGACGGAACACGTGCTTGTTCAGGCGAATGCTGGCCCCGGCGACGCCGAAGCCGATCGCCACCAGCATGGGCCCGAGAAACAGCGCGGCGGGTACGTGAAAGTATTTGAACAGTTGGCCGGCGCTACCGGCCATGAGGATGAGCAGCAACCATTGGATGAGCGGGTGCTGGCGGGCGAGGGCGAACGAGGTGGGGCGTGGCAACGCGGATCTCCAGAGCATTGGCGTTTCCTGATAGGTGTTTTCCAATGACGCCCAGTATCGACAGCGCAATCGATCAAGTCTATTTTCTAATAATCATGAATTGATAACTTTGGTTGATATATGGACCTGCGTGACCTGACCTATTTTGAAATCATCGCCGAGCTCGGTCACTTGGGGCGCGCGGCGGAAAAGCTCAATCGCAGCCAGCCGGCCTTGACCAAAAGCATCCAGCGGCTGGAGGAATCTTTCGGTACCAAACTGTTCCAGCGCGACGGCCGCAGAATCAAGCTCACCCCCGTGGGCGAACTGCTGCAGGCGCGGGGCAAGGTGTTGCAGCAAAGCATCGCCCAGACCCAGCGCGAGGTGCGGGATTTTGCCAGTGGCGCGGTAGGGGATATCCGTTTGGGCTGTGCGGCGACCATGGCCGAGTACCTGCTGCCGGAACTGACCAGTGCGCTGCTCAAACGCTCGCCGCAGGTCACGCTCAAGCTGGTGATCGGCCAGGACGACATGCTCCGCGAGCAACTGCGCTCCGGGCACCTGGACATGATCATCTGCGCCCAGCGCAGCGCCGAAGAGGAATTCACCTACTACCCGATCCTCACCGACGAAGCGGTGGTGATCGCCAGCCGCAATCATCCGATCTTCACTGCGCCATTCGAGATGCGCGACTTGAGTCGGTACCGTTGGGTGTTGCCGCCTGCGGGGGTGTCGTCGCGGATCTGGGTCGACGACGCCTTCGCCCGCCACGACCTGCCGCTGCCGGAAGTGCAGATCGAGTCCAACTCGATTTCCCTGCTGCCTCGGCTGATCGCGCAGACCAGCCTGCTGAGTTTCATCGCCCGGGAGACGCTGGAGTTCGGCAAGAACATGCAGGACCTGCGCGAGGTGCCGCTGGAACAGACCACCATGACCCGGACCATTTGCGTGATGCTGCGCCGCGAGGGCTATCTGTCGCCTGCCGCCCACGCCATGGTGCAGATGCTGCGCGATGACGGCGGATCTTTCCGCAATTGGTCCTGAGCTGTGCTTTTACCCCGCCGATTGGGTTAGCCTGCGTGGAGCCATTCACTTTCGGAGCCTCAATGATGCAGGTACAGATGCAGCTACAGACCCGCCAGCCAGACACCCAATCAGTGGCCTATCTGGCACACGATGGCGATCATTTCGGCGGTGATCAATCGCCCCTCAACGACGCCGATTCCGATGAAGACCGCGATCCCGAGGGCGAGCTGGATTTAAGCGAACTGGACCTGGACGAGTTTGCGGACACTGACAAGCTGGACATCAGTTCGTCGAACCTGGAATAGAAGAGGGCGTCAGCGCTAGATTGTCGGATATCTCCAGTCGTGAACCGCTCCGCGGTCTCGCAGCAGATGCAAACCTTGTGGGAGCGAGCTTGCTCGCGAAGAGGCCAGTACATCCGCTGGATATTCAGTGGTAAATACGACGCCATCGCGAGCAAGCTCACTCCTACA contains the following coding sequences:
- a CDS encoding AbrB family transcriptional regulator, whose amino-acid sequence is MLWRSALPRPTSFALARQHPLIQWLLLILMAGSAGQLFKYFHVPAALFLGPMLVAIGFGVAGASIRLNKHVFRLGQGTVGVLVAHSMTVGVLLAAMQSWHVMVFATLLTVALSAVVGIAMARWGGIQSSTAAWGTSPGAASAMVAMSEDYGADSRVVATMQYVRVVCVVMVGALVSRLLGADAGGSEAHSTDALLHGMNLLNLGLSLLVIGVGVTLGSRLPAGALLVPLLLGGALQLSGVLQITLPTWVLAIAYGAIGSYIGLRFDRVTISYVWRRLPAMIVGALVLILLCALSAWGIAEIMGKDFLSVYLATSPGGLDAMAIIAIDTHSDVGFVLAMQTLRLFAVIVTGAYIARQVIRVSQRFA
- a CDS encoding LysR substrate-binding domain-containing protein, with amino-acid sequence MDLRDLTYFEIIAELGHLGRAAEKLNRSQPALTKSIQRLEESFGTKLFQRDGRRIKLTPVGELLQARGKVLQQSIAQTQREVRDFASGAVGDIRLGCAATMAEYLLPELTSALLKRSPQVTLKLVIGQDDMLREQLRSGHLDMIICAQRSAEEEFTYYPILTDEAVVIASRNHPIFTAPFEMRDLSRYRWVLPPAGVSSRIWVDDAFARHDLPLPEVQIESNSISLLPRLIAQTSLLSFIARETLEFGKNMQDLREVPLEQTTMTRTICVMLRREGYLSPAAHAMVQMLRDDGGSFRNWS